A region of the Sarcophilus harrisii chromosome 3, mSarHar1.11, whole genome shotgun sequence genome:
ACCAACTTTTAAAGTCTAAGGGGAGCAGAAGAGTTGGGTTGGGGAGGAAGCCAGGATTTAAGGAATAAGGGGAAGAACCAGGAAGGAGTTTGGTTGTCTAAATATCTGCTAATCAAGACAGCCTCAAAGATTGGAGTACTAACAATGGAAAGCCTGTTGAACTCCAGTTTCACATCATTCCATTCTAATTGGATAGTCTGGGAGAATGACTTCATTACGACTGATAACAGGAACTTGATTGGGTCTGTTTTTAACAATTCTTGAGAAAAAGCTGGTTTAGAATTCACAAGCTGGTTTAGAGTTCCCAGCACCTTCAtcaaaaactgaagcaaaggagaaagaggaaggatgtTAAGGAGGTTGAGAGATAATAATAAGGGGGGAAAAGATAGCTAATGGTAAATGACCtcgatttttaaaatgaagtatgAGGTGAGATTCTCAACTGAGAGTGGTAGGAGGAGATGCTGTgggagaaaagaacagaaggtTTGGGACAGATGCTGTGATGAGTAGGATAGTGAATAAATTAAGCAGCCAGGTCacacagtgcatagagtgctggacctggagtcagtaagactcatattcctgagttcaaatctggtatgagacactcactagctgtgtgaccctggaaaagtcacataaccctgtgtgcctctgttttctcatgtataaaataaactagaaaaagaaacaaccattccaatatctttgccaagaaaaatccatattggatcatgaagagttggacaaagtGAAGacaattaaacaataacaacaagagaAAGTTTTCTAGCTAAAACCCACTTGAGATTATATAACAAGGACTAAGGATGAGACTATAAGTGACTTGACCTGGGTCACACTTCTGCTAAGGGTCTGTGACTGGGCTCAACAAAGGCCTCCTGACTACAAATCAGAAAgctttatcaaatattttggCCCCTGAGTGCCCTGAGAGGAGAGATTAGAAATCCAGGAATTGAGTTaggaaaaataaagcataaagacaagatagaaaaacaaaatagaataaataaattccaCAGTTCTTGAAAACAGGAATGGAAAATTTGTGGATTCTGGCCTGATCAAGAATATATCAAGAGCTGTTCCTGTGTGTAGCAGCTTGGAGTATAAGAGGAGTTCAAGGAACTTGAATTGATTTGAAGAAACACCAAAGGTGTTATTGTATATAACAATATACAATACTGTTGTAAGGTGAAATTTCCTATTATGAGGATGGTAGAGAGGAAGACAATGATTAAGGGACTGAACTTgttgaaaaaatagaaagtcCTGGATGCTCAGAGAGACCATTCAAGGCACCAAGATTAGGTGATATATGAGGGAGGGAAGCTCAAAAAGGAGAAGTTGCTGAGTAAAAGGCTAGAAATGGGAAGATTGGAATTCAAATGTACCCTCAGGGgcagcagctaggtgatgcagtggatagagcaccagccctgaagtcagcaggacctgagttcaaatccaacctcaggacactttaacacttactagccctatgaccctaggcaagtcatttaaccccaatgcctcaccaaaacaaacaaaacaaacaaatgtgacctcagatgcttactaagtATATCATCCAGGCCAAGTCACTGTGAAGTTGAAATCTGGCACCAGGTGATGAGGTTTGGTACCATATGATGGACCTCAGTAGCAATTCACATGAGAAGAATTCTCCATGGCCATCTCACAGCTGAAAGGTACCTTTATTTATCAGAAGAGGTAGCTGACAAAATGAACAAggaagtggtaaatatgaaaaagatgtgAAAGAGCATATAGTTAAAAATTAACAttggaaaagacaagtttcccaggggaactcacaattaaccaggagaaagggaatatgtCATCAGGTGGAAGTATGCCattaactggcaggctaaatccatagaggagtttacaAACTAAAGAGGTTAATTtactataacaaggagaaagtgACCATGAGGCAtggggaaggggtgaggagaaAGGCAACCACAAGGCAGAGTGTTGTGGTAAcctaacccaaaagggattcagctaAGATGGCACAGgccatgggcagatttatagCGGAAATTTAACCTGAGAGacttgacatcataacttggctttccaACTGGATACATAAGGTGGGGTTTCCCAAGACTTCCAAAGAGATGACACTATAAGGCTGAGTTGATCCCCATCAGTATTTTCCCTGATTGCTTCAGGGAATATTATAATCTAATCAAtatttcaggctttctctgctacCCCCACCTAGTTACCGAGGACGTCTGGGATCCAGAAGTTTTCCAAGAGGCTGGAACAATGGGCAGAACTTAATAAGATGAGCTTTGGCAAATATAAAGTTCTGCATCTAGGctttaaaacaaaagcaaaaacttccAAAGTACAGGATGGAGATTCACAGTATAGGAAAAAGGCCTGGAAATTTAGAGACTGTAAcctaataatgaagaaaaaatataatgtaCTTTTTGAGTTGGCTCATGTTTGCtagagataattttattaaaaattaatctataGCCATGCCATTTCTAGCTTGGAGAGAGAAATATCCAAATTGGTGTAATCTCCCATACCCTGTGACATGATTTTCTGCCctaaaataattgagaaaacatttataGAAAACTTGTGTATGTGAAATGTCATATGTTAAGTACAGTTACATTCTAGTTTTTTTCTGGACTACTTTCTTAAGAATTaaaaagttctttaatttttcaaaatatatgcaaagatagttttcaacattcagccttgcaaaaccttgtgttccaaatttttctctctttctctccccagctccctcccctaaataaataaaataaatattaaaaataaaatacggTAGCAAGAACCCAATATAGTAATCCATATAcgattcttctaaatatatttccacattcatcatgctatacaagaaaaatcagatcaaaaggtggaagaaatgggaaagaaaaaacaaacaagcaaacaataacaacaaaaatggtgaaattattctgtgatccacagtcagtttccatagtcctctggatggggatggctctttccatcacaagaatATTGGATTCTTCAATCTATATCTtaacacaaaatacaaaagaGGACACTGCTCTTAGGTCAAAGCACTAATCATTTCGATGGATGAGGATTTTATCCATGTTGAAGTTTGGTTATCAACACTGATCCATTTCCCTGAGAAAGAACAGAGGCCCAAGAAATAATGTTTAGCCTTTGTTCTACCTACTTTCCTAAAAGGAAAAGTCTGGAAATGGTTTTAGCCTGGAGAAATATGATTTCCTAATACTTCTAAAGAAACTAAAaggatgttttaaaatgtatattatacaaaaatattatgtCAACCAGAGGATGCTCCCAAAGCTAAGCTGCATTAATAGAAGTATAGAATAAGGGAACTGAAATATTTAAGGAGGGAGATGACAAACAGAAGCATATTTTAGAAGAGTTATGACTAGGATGGTGAGCAGACTTGAGGAACTAGGAATGTTTACCCccaagaagaaaagacttgggtGAGTATCTTTGTAGTTGccttcaaaaatatgaaatattgaaCAGGGAAAAAGAGATTACATTTTTTCTGCTTGACTGCAGAGGGCAGATCTATGGCCAACAGGAAAAAGTCACATTTCCATTCATGGTTATTATTAATCTATTAGTAAATAATGTATTAacatgtcaggcactatgctgagtgctaaagatacaaaaaaagacaaaagatagtccttgtcctcatggagcttacaatctaatggaggaaacagcaagcaaacaaatatttacagagcaagctatacacaggataaataaggaaattggctGAAGGCAGGCACTGTCATTAAAAGGGTTGAAAAAGACTTTCCATAGGgggagtattattattattattataaatttggtTCTAATACCACTTCATACTGTGAAGTGGCCTAGAATTCTCAAAAGCAATGCCAGGAGAACACAAGCTCTGGCAGGTAGTCCTACTGAGTGAGAAAGGCTTCCAGTAAGGATTTACCCAGTAATAGTGTTCCTTGAAGATTATCACCAGAAGATTGACAGCCaggtgatttttgtttgtttgctttgatCAGAGCATgatcattattttgctgaggcatgGGAACGGAGAGGGGTTACAATTTGTTTTGGAGTGTACATCCATGTCATTGAAGTAATGTATCCTTTGAGTGTATAGTcagagaatgacaatgatgatgatgatatgaatGTTTATCATCAGCCAGGTTTAGTAACTTTGTGGAGGTATGAgtatgatacaatggatagaaagctggtAACAAAGTCAGACTTTCTCCATAACGGGCCACCAAAATGATGGGGTATGGGGGTGATACCCCAAAAGTATATTGGAGTTGTAGGCTGATGTTATggggtatttctttttttattttttttttattttttatttaatagccttttatttacaggatatatacatgggtaactttacagcattaacaattgccaaatgtTATGgggtatttcaaaagaatttgtaagcaTAGGCCTCCACatcaaggggcaaagattttattatactgttaAAAAACAGGCTAAATTTCAAGAGAAGTTAGCTGATTAACTCCAGAAAGCAATTAGCTATAtataaggagaaagatgccataaGGTGGGAGTAAACCATTGACTTGTGGGCTAGCCCTAAAAATAGAAAATCTACATTGTGAGcacatcttttataggggaaatataacctgGGTGGCTAACATCATAACTAAGCTTTCAGATAGGATACAGTAAATTGGAGTTATGATGACTTTGTCAATGCAGGGAATAAAAAGTACTTAAGGCTAAGATGAACCTATACATAGTTCTCCCTTCTTGCCTCTGGGATTATTACAATTTTATCAGTGTTCCTCCTTGCTTGCTAGGGAGTAGTTAGATTTCCAGATTGTTTACAGTGATTCAAGCTTTCTCTGCTAATGCGCCCACCTGTCTCCCCAGGACCTCCTTAgtatgatacaatggatagaaagctggtAACAAAGTCAGGAAGACGGGTTCAAATTTTGTCTGACACTCATTCTGGTCATATGCCCTAGGAAAGACTTAGTAGTCTGGGCAACTCTCTAAGAGTAGAATtgaaggagcagctaggtggcgcagtggcagaggaccaaccctgaagtcaggaggacctgagttcaaatttgacctcagacatttaacacttcagtaaaaaggaaaaaaaagtgagagagagtaaaattgaagggaaaatttgtcactttgaagaaaaagattccctcttccaaaaaaaatcatagtctAGTTTTTATCCCTCCGGGAACCTTCCTATCATCAGAATTATTGCAGAGCACATGTATATAGGGCTGGGGGTGGAGGAGGAGTGTGGGAGGttataaagaaagagaatggtGCACACTTAGATAATGTGTCTTCCATCACAGGAGCTGCCCATCATCAttccacaagaaaaagaaaagaggtaagTTAGGGATTGGGAAAAGGGCTCTGAGGACACCAGTGAAATGGGGGTATGGAGAGGAAGAAATTAGagaggatagagagaaaaaaaagtatatttagagAGGGCAAAAGGAAGGTTTGCAAACAACATggagaaatagttttaaaacGAATATTTGTAGAGCTGAAGCTGCCTCCACACTCACAATGCTCCTGACTTtgtttccccccatcccctccccaggaTATGATATTAAGAGTTTATTGCTCAGTCAGGCATTTTGTGTTTAATCATTTGGGTTTCTTCCCTTCAGGGAATCATGCAAAAAGAAGAACAGAGAAGCAGCCACAGAAGAGCACAAAGGTAATGTAATAGTGCATTCTTGTTCCAGTTCCAATACCTGGGAAGAGCATTCTAACAAGACATTGAGAACTAGGGATCTGTACACTTGGGACCAATGATGGTTTTCAGGATGTGTAGACCTTTCTGGTTCAGTTCCTTCCTACAAAGGCAGACTAAGAGAAGATCACTGTGTAACTGGTTCTGTTGGGAGTGAGGCACAAACCCAAATCTCAGTTCCCTAAATACTTCCTCTTCCCCCAGGGCCCTGAGTCGGCGGTGGGACATACCTATGAAGTGGTGTCGGAGTTGCCCCGGTCTGGAGAGGGGACTGGAGGCCCTCCTTCGGAGGACAGCAGCTTGCATTACGCAGACATCCAAGTGTGCAGCCGGACCCCGCCGAGATCTGCCCGCGAGGTGAAGCACCTACAGATACAGAACGCCACCGAGTACGCCACCATTAGGTTTCCCCAAGCCGCATCCCACTATGACAGCAAAAATGGTACCCTGGTGTAAGCCTGGGTTGTGAGGCACTGTGGGACGGAGAACATGGGGCAGTCCCTGTCCATCACCAGAGGACAGAAGTCCTACACTTCTACAAGAGATATCCGAGACTGCCGGGGACTGGGTGGCCGCCCTCCTTTCTTTGCCAATCTCCAAGTGTCTCCGGGCTCCCTGGAGCTTTAAGACCTGATTCCCCTTTCGGGGTCTGGCTCTATCTTTGGTATCAGAAACCGAAGGTCGGATGAATCTCCACAAACTAACAAAGATAGGCTGTTGCCAAGAGTCACGGGCTAGTCCCTTGCTCCCCCACAAAGCA
Encoded here:
- the C3H11orf52 gene encoding uncharacterized protein C11orf52 homolog isoform X1, with amino-acid sequence MRRILHGHLTAERSCPSSFHKKKKRGNHAKRRTEKQPQKSTKGPESAVGHTYEVVSELPRSGEGTGGPPSEDSSLHYADIQVCSRTPPRSAREVKHLQIQNATEYATIRFPQAASHYDSKNGTLV
- the C3H11orf52 gene encoding uncharacterized protein C11orf52 homolog isoform X2, producing the protein MGNRLCCGGSGSCPSSFHKKKKRGNHAKRRTEKQPQKSTKGPESAVGHTYEVVSELPRSGEGTGGPPSEDSSLHYADIQVCSRTPPRSAREVKHLQIQNATEYATIRFPQAASHYDSKNGTLV